A portion of the Clostridium gelidum genome contains these proteins:
- a CDS encoding GntR family transcriptional regulator has product MNEFNIIDKQKELRYVSVYNKLFKMINEGTFPEGSRLPSEPELSKLIGVSRTTLRQALSLLQDDGLVNNIRGKGNFIVKLKPNNDIGLETIGHPIYKCMNDTIDDVELKLRIEPSTDYFNQILVKKTAVVVLVDRWYRSKGKTIAYTFTLLPIETISNLNIDLNNQDQFLEFLERDLYKISTNILVEIKYSTAGNFAAKTYPISDENQFHLIQETIYNENEFPITSNKHYLPIKSSSIKFNPMKSI; this is encoded by the coding sequence ATGAATGAATTTAATATAATAGATAAACAAAAGGAATTAAGATATGTAAGTGTATATAATAAACTTTTTAAAATGATAAATGAAGGTACTTTTCCTGAGGGAAGTAGATTACCATCAGAACCTGAACTATCTAAATTAATTGGTGTTAGCAGAACAACCTTAAGGCAAGCACTTTCATTATTACAAGATGATGGACTAGTAAATAACATTCGAGGCAAAGGCAATTTTATAGTGAAATTGAAACCCAATAACGACATTGGATTAGAAACTATAGGACACCCTATATATAAGTGTATGAATGATACAATTGATGATGTAGAACTTAAATTACGTATAGAGCCATCAACAGATTATTTCAATCAAATTTTAGTAAAGAAAACTGCTGTTGTTGTGTTAGTAGATAGATGGTACAGGTCTAAAGGTAAAACTATAGCTTATACATTTACCTTGTTACCAATTGAAACTATTTCAAATCTTAATATAGATTTAAATAATCAAGATCAATTTTTAGAATTCTTAGAAAGAGATCTTTATAAAATATCTACTAACATATTAGTAGAAATAAAATATTCAACAGCTGGAAACTTTGCAGCCAAAACTTATCCTATTTCAGATGAGAATCAATTCCACTTAATACAAGAAACTATATATAATGAAAATGAATTTCCGATTACCTCTAACAAGCATTATTTACCCATAAAATCTAGCTCTATTAAATTTAATCCAATGAAGTCTATTTAG
- the udp gene encoding uridine phosphorylase, which yields MNYSQDSGKQYHINVGEGDVGKYVIMPGDPKRCEKIATYFDNPKLIADNREYVTYTGFLDDVKVSVTSTGIGGPSASIALEELVRCGADTFVRVGTCGGMDINVKGGDMVIATGAIRMEGTSKEYAPIEFPAVANLDVINSLVQASKDLDKIYHVGVVQCKDSFYGQHSPETKPVGYELINKWNAWLKCGCLASEMESAALFVVGSYLKVRVGSVFLTVANQERENAGLENIQVHDTEAAIEVAIESIRNLIKADKEKMI from the coding sequence ATGAATTATTCACAGGATTCGGGTAAGCAATATCATATTAATGTTGGAGAGGGAGACGTAGGAAAGTACGTTATAATGCCAGGTGATCCAAAGAGGTGTGAGAAGATAGCTACATACTTTGATAATCCAAAGTTAATTGCAGATAATAGAGAGTATGTTACTTATACTGGTTTTTTAGATGATGTAAAAGTAAGTGTTACATCAACGGGAATAGGTGGACCATCAGCATCTATAGCATTAGAGGAATTGGTAAGATGCGGTGCTGACACTTTTGTTAGAGTAGGTACATGCGGAGGAATGGATATAAATGTTAAAGGCGGAGATATGGTTATAGCCACTGGAGCAATTAGAATGGAAGGTACTAGTAAGGAATATGCACCAATTGAATTCCCTGCTGTTGCGAATCTTGATGTTATTAATTCATTAGTGCAAGCGTCTAAAGATTTAGACAAGATATATCATGTTGGAGTTGTTCAATGCAAAGATTCATTCTATGGACAACATTCTCCAGAAACAAAGCCAGTGGGTTATGAATTAATAAACAAATGGAATGCTTGGTTAAAATGTGGATGCCTTGCATCTGAAATGGAGTCAGCAGCTTTATTCGTAGTAGGAAGTTATTTAAAAGTAAGAGTAGGTTCAGTATTTTTAACAGTTGCTAACCAAGAACGTGAAAATGCAGGATTAGAAAACATACAAGTACATGATACAGAAGCAGCAATAGAAGTAGCAATAGAATCAATTAGAAATTTAATAAAAGCTGATAAAGAAAAGATGATTTAA
- the cdd gene encoding cytidine deaminase translates to MKEYQDILDRAFEAMENAYAPYSNYHVGACVLTKDNKYFMGANIENASYGLTNCAERNAIFQAYSNGYRKKDIEAIAIVSEGKTLATPCGACRQVLVELLEKHTPIVLSNHKIEKVTNIQDLLPMSFTEEDLK, encoded by the coding sequence ATGAAAGAATATCAAGATATTTTAGACAGAGCTTTTGAAGCAATGGAAAATGCATATGCACCTTATTCAAATTATCATGTTGGTGCTTGTGTTTTAACTAAAGACAATAAATACTTTATGGGTGCAAATATTGAAAATGCATCTTATGGTTTAACAAATTGTGCTGAAAGAAATGCAATTTTTCAAGCTTATTCAAATGGATATCGTAAAAAGGATATAGAAGCAATAGCTATTGTAAGTGAAGGAAAAACATTAGCAACTCCTTGTGGAGCTTGTCGCCAAGTATTAGTAGAATTATTAGAAAAACATACTCCGATAGTATTATCTAATCATAAAATAGAAAAAGTTACGAATATACAAGATTTATTGCCAATGTCTTTTACAGAAGAAGATTTGAAATGA
- a CDS encoding phosphopentomutase: MNKYNRIFTIVIDSLGIGEMNDSKEYGDVDVDTLRHISESVENFNIPNLQGLGLANLHSIKHVDSVEKPLAHFMKMAEASVGKDTMTGHWEMMGLKIETPFQTFTDTGFPKELLDELIKRTGHKIVGNKSASGTEILDEFAEHQMETGDMIVYTSADSVLQICGHEETFGLNELYRCCEIARELTFKDEWKVGRVIARPYLGMKKGEFKRTSNRHDYALKPFGTTVLKTLKDNGFDVISVGKINDIFDGEGITESNKSQSSVHGMEQTLEIMDRDFNGLCFVNLVDFDALWGHRRNPVGYAEELEKFDVNLGKVLEKLKKDDLLIITADHGNDPTYKGSDHTREFVPFLSYSPSMSEYGLMETSDSFAAIGATIADNFGLEMPENTIGKSVLDKLV, from the coding sequence ATGAATAAATATAATAGAATTTTCACAATTGTAATAGATTCACTTGGAATTGGAGAAATGAATGATTCAAAAGAATATGGTGATGTTGATGTAGATACACTTAGACATATATCAGAATCAGTAGAAAATTTTAATATTCCTAATTTACAAGGGTTAGGATTAGCTAATTTACATTCTATAAAGCATGTAGATTCAGTTGAAAAGCCTTTAGCTCACTTTATGAAAATGGCAGAAGCAAGTGTGGGAAAAGATACTATGACTGGTCATTGGGAAATGATGGGTCTAAAAATAGAAACGCCATTCCAAACATTTACAGATACAGGTTTTCCAAAAGAATTATTAGATGAGCTAATAAAAAGAACAGGGCATAAAATTGTTGGAAATAAAAGTGCTAGTGGTACAGAAATCTTAGATGAATTTGCAGAACATCAAATGGAAACAGGGGATATGATTGTATATACTTCAGCAGATTCTGTTTTACAAATTTGTGGTCATGAAGAAACATTTGGATTAAATGAACTTTATCGTTGCTGTGAAATTGCAAGAGAATTAACATTTAAGGACGAATGGAAAGTAGGAAGAGTTATAGCAAGGCCGTATTTGGGAATGAAAAAGGGTGAATTTAAACGTACAAGTAATAGACATGATTATGCTTTAAAGCCATTTGGAACAACTGTACTTAAGACATTAAAAGATAATGGTTTTGATGTAATATCTGTTGGAAAAATAAATGACATATTTGATGGTGAAGGTATAACAGAATCAAACAAGTCACAAAGTTCTGTTCATGGAATGGAACAAACATTAGAAATAATGGACAGAGATTTTAATGGGTTATGCTTTGTTAACTTAGTTGATTTTGATGCATTATGGGGACATCGAAGAAATCCAGTTGGCTATGCAGAAGAATTAGAAAAGTTTGATGTTAATTTGGGTAAGGTATTAGAGAAATTAAAGAAAGATGATTTACTAATAATTACTGCAGATCATGGCAATGATCCAACTTATAAAGGTTCTGATCATACACGTGAATTTGTCCCTTTCTTATCATATTCACCATCTATGAGTGAATATGGATTAATGGAAACAAGCGATAGCTTTGCTGCTATTGGTGCTACAATAGCAGATAACTTTGGCTTAGAAATGCCTGAAAATACAATTGGCAAATCAGTATTAGATAAACTTGTTTAA
- a CDS encoding YczE/YyaS/YitT family protein gives MRKILIAIVGVALVGIALSFNSSAMLGNDPVAVFYDGVRNLCGLPREELGLVTNLINCAFVVTMFILGRKYINIGTFVYAVPMGSFIDLGFKIHQMLNIPNTLNWRIFTAFCGCLMLFLGVGIFIAVDIGMDPCTGIVVILRDKIKNQYKTSKIICDICMLILGFTFGGKMGAVTVISALIAGPTIQKVSEVFDKRVLKLIKLNKLTVSS, from the coding sequence TTGAGAAAGATATTAATAGCAATAGTTGGAGTTGCGTTGGTAGGTATTGCACTTTCATTTAACTCATCAGCAATGTTAGGAAATGATCCAGTTGCAGTTTTTTATGATGGAGTCCGCAATTTATGTGGACTTCCACGAGAAGAACTTGGACTAGTAACAAATTTAATAAATTGTGCTTTTGTAGTGACAATGTTCATACTAGGACGCAAGTATATAAATATAGGGACGTTTGTGTATGCAGTACCAATGGGGAGCTTTATTGATTTAGGGTTTAAAATACATCAAATGCTTAACATCCCTAATACTTTAAACTGGAGAATATTTACTGCTTTTTGTGGCTGTTTAATGTTGTTTTTAGGTGTTGGTATTTTCATAGCAGTAGATATTGGAATGGACCCATGTACAGGAATTGTAGTTATTTTAAGAGATAAAATAAAGAATCAATATAAAACATCAAAAATAATTTGTGATATTTGTATGTTGATACTAGGATTTACATTTGGTGGGAAAATGGGTGCTGTTACAGTTATATCAGCTTTAATTGCTGGACCAACTATACAGAAAGTATCAGAAGTTTTTGATAAGAGAGTTTTGAAGTTGATTAAGTTAAATAAATTAACTGTTAGTAGTTAA
- the deoD gene encoding purine-nucleoside phosphorylase, which translates to MINTPTPHNGAKLGEIAKTVLMPGDPLRAKFIAENFLEDIVQFNSVRNMLGYTGTYKGKRISVMGGGMGMPSIGIYSYELFNYYDVDNIIRIGTAGSVSEKLHLRDIVIGLGASTDSNYASQYNLPGTFAPIASFDLTSSAVEKAKENNINAVIGNILSSDIFYNADKTALEKWRSMGILAVEMEAAALYMNAAEAGKNALCLLTISDCPLTGESLSAEDRQLSFTEMMKIALEIAK; encoded by the coding sequence ATGATAAATACACCAACTCCACATAATGGAGCTAAATTAGGAGAAATAGCAAAAACAGTATTAATGCCAGGAGACCCGTTAAGAGCAAAGTTTATTGCAGAAAATTTTTTAGAAGATATTGTTCAATTTAATTCAGTTAGAAATATGCTTGGATATACTGGGACTTATAAAGGAAAGCGTATCTCTGTTATGGGTGGAGGTATGGGAATGCCATCCATAGGAATTTACTCATATGAACTATTTAATTACTATGATGTAGATAATATTATTCGTATTGGAACAGCCGGAAGTGTATCTGAAAAGTTACATTTACGTGATATTGTAATCGGTTTAGGAGCATCAACTGATTCAAATTATGCTTCACAATATAATTTACCAGGCACTTTTGCTCCAATTGCAAGCTTTGATTTAACTAGTAGTGCAGTTGAAAAGGCAAAGGAAAACAACATAAATGCTGTTATAGGAAATATATTATCATCTGATATATTTTATAATGCAGATAAAACAGCATTAGAAAAATGGAGAAGTATGGGTATTCTTGCAGTAGAAATGGAAGCTGCTGCACTTTATATGAATGCGGCAGAGGCTGGAAAGAATGCATTATGTTTACTTACAATTTCAGACTGTCCATTAACAGGAGAATCTCTTTCAGCAGAAGACAGACAATTGAGTTTTACAGAGATGATGAAAATTGCCCTTGAAATAGCAAAATAA
- a CDS encoding BMP family lipoprotein → MKKIIALLMTTMMMGTMVGCGSSSTKTEDKGTSSEKEYKVAMVTDTGGVNDQSFNQSSWEGLQSFEKNNKGAKSSYLESKQESDYATNLDKVVDGGNKLVWGIGFAMSDAITKAAQSNPDVNYAIVDNSYGDKTPANVTGVMFRAQEPSFMVGYAAAKTTKTNKVGFVGGIKSGIIDQFQYGYQAGVQYAAKELNKEITVDVQYAESFSDASKGKAIANKMFSSGCDIVFHAAGGVGVGVIEAAKEANKFAIGVDRDQAYLAPDNVLTSALKLANVAVENISKEAMSGNKIGGKTYTYGLKENAVGIPTENKNMDPAVYKAAMEVQDKIKAGSIVPPFNEETFKAFGK, encoded by the coding sequence ATGAAAAAAATTATCGCATTATTAATGACAACAATGATGATGGGAACTATGGTTGGTTGTGGATCAAGTAGTACTAAAACAGAGGATAAAGGAACTAGCAGTGAAAAGGAATATAAGGTTGCAATGGTAACTGATACAGGTGGGGTAAATGACCAATCATTTAATCAATCTTCATGGGAAGGGTTACAAAGCTTCGAAAAAAATAATAAAGGGGCTAAGTCAAGTTATTTAGAATCTAAGCAAGAATCAGATTATGCTACTAATTTAGATAAAGTTGTTGATGGTGGTAATAAATTAGTTTGGGGTATTGGTTTTGCAATGTCAGATGCAATAACAAAGGCAGCACAATCAAATCCAGATGTTAACTATGCTATAGTTGACAACTCATATGGAGATAAGACTCCAGCTAATGTTACAGGAGTTATGTTTAGGGCTCAAGAACCATCATTTATGGTAGGTTATGCAGCAGCAAAGACAACTAAAACAAATAAAGTAGGATTTGTTGGTGGTATAAAAAGTGGAATTATAGATCAATTCCAATATGGATATCAAGCAGGCGTACAGTATGCAGCAAAAGAATTAAACAAGGAAATTACTGTAGATGTTCAATATGCTGAAAGCTTCTCTGACGCATCAAAAGGAAAAGCAATAGCAAATAAAATGTTCTCTTCTGGATGCGATATTGTATTCCATGCAGCTGGTGGAGTAGGAGTAGGAGTAATTGAAGCAGCTAAAGAAGCAAATAAATTTGCAATTGGTGTTGACCGTGACCAAGCATATTTAGCTCCTGATAATGTTTTAACATCAGCATTGAAATTAGCTAATGTTGCAGTTGAAAATATTTCAAAAGAGGCTATGAGTGGAAATAAAATTGGTGGAAAAACATATACTTATGGTTTAAAAGAAAATGCTGTAGGAATTCCAACTGAAAATAAAAATATGGATCCAGCAGTATATAAAGCAGCTATGGAAGTTCAAGATAAAATTAAAGCTGGTTCAATAGTGCCACCTTTCAATGAAGAAACTTTTAAAGCATTTGGCAAATAG
- a CDS encoding ABC transporter ATP-binding protein — protein MEISKQYAVQMRGITKMFGSFCALDDISIDIKKGTIHALLGENGAGKSTLMNVLYGLYQADGGETYLNGEKINIKNPNIAIENGIGMVHQHFMLVENFTVTQNIILGGEVTSKFGILDMKKARAEIINIVEKYGLEVDPDAKVEDISVGMQQRIEILKALYRGADLLILDEPTAVLTPQEIQDLIKIMNNLVADGKTIIIITHKLKEIKESSDVCTIIRRGKYIDTVNVKEVTGSELATMMVGHAVKLVVDKEPAKPEEVVFEIDNLSVKDERKLDAVKNLSLKVRKGEIVGIAGIDGNGQKELIEAITCLTRCESGTIKINGTEIQNTTTENVIKHKISTIHEDRQKRGLVLDFSVAENVVIEKYKSKPYCKNGFLNNEEIISHTKDMIKQYDIRPDNCELAPVRGLSGGNQQKVIIAREVASDPDLLIAVQPTRGLDVGAIEYVHKTLIRERDKGKAVLLVSFELDEVMNVSDTIAVIYAGTIVDTFKQGDVDENTIGLLMAGGKGNENSSKDS, from the coding sequence ATGGAAATTAGCAAACAATATGCAGTGCAAATGCGTGGAATTACAAAAATGTTTGGTTCGTTCTGTGCCTTAGATGATATCAGTATTGATATTAAAAAGGGTACAATTCATGCACTACTCGGAGAAAATGGAGCAGGTAAAAGTACACTAATGAATGTACTTTATGGATTATATCAAGCTGACGGAGGAGAGACATATCTTAATGGTGAAAAGATAAATATAAAGAACCCTAATATAGCTATTGAAAATGGAATAGGAATGGTTCACCAACACTTTATGCTAGTTGAAAATTTTACGGTAACACAAAATATTATATTAGGTGGTGAAGTTACAAGTAAATTTGGAATATTGGATATGAAAAAAGCTCGCGCAGAAATAATAAATATTGTAGAAAAATATGGATTAGAAGTAGATCCAGATGCAAAAGTTGAAGATATTTCAGTAGGGATGCAACAACGTATTGAAATATTAAAAGCATTATACCGTGGAGCTGATTTATTAATATTAGATGAACCAACAGCAGTGCTTACTCCACAAGAGATCCAAGATTTAATAAAGATTATGAATAATCTTGTTGCAGATGGGAAAACAATAATTATAATTACACACAAATTAAAGGAAATAAAGGAATCCTCTGATGTTTGTACAATAATTCGTAGAGGAAAATATATAGATACAGTTAATGTTAAAGAGGTAACAGGTTCAGAACTTGCTACTATGATGGTAGGTCATGCAGTTAAATTGGTTGTTGATAAGGAACCTGCCAAACCAGAGGAAGTTGTGTTTGAAATAGATAATTTAAGTGTAAAGGATGAAAGAAAATTAGATGCAGTTAAGAATTTATCACTTAAGGTTCGTAAAGGAGAAATTGTTGGTATTGCAGGAATTGATGGAAATGGACAAAAGGAATTAATTGAAGCAATTACATGTCTAACAAGATGTGAGAGCGGTACCATTAAAATAAATGGAACAGAAATACAAAATACTACTACTGAAAATGTAATTAAACATAAAATCTCAACAATACATGAAGATAGACAAAAAAGAGGACTTGTATTAGATTTTAGTGTTGCTGAAAATGTTGTAATAGAAAAATATAAAAGCAAACCGTATTGTAAAAATGGTTTTTTAAATAATGAAGAAATTATCTCTCATACTAAGGATATGATAAAACAGTATGACATAAGACCTGATAACTGTGAATTAGCGCCTGTCAGAGGATTATCCGGAGGAAATCAACAAAAAGTTATAATTGCAAGAGAAGTAGCTAGTGATCCAGATTTATTAATTGCAGTTCAACCAACCCGTGGATTAGATGTAGGAGCAATTGAGTATGTTCATAAAACATTAATTAGAGAAAGGGATAAAGGAAAAGCAGTTCTTTTAGTTTCTTTTGAACTTGACGAAGTTATGAATGTTTCGGATACTATAGCTGTAATTTATGCTGGTACTATTGTAGATACATTTAAGCAAGGAGATGTTGATGAAAATACGATAGGTTTATTAATGGCAGGAGGTAAAGGTAATGAAAACAGTAGTAAAGATTCTTAA
- a CDS encoding ABC transporter permease, which produces MKTVVKILKKPVTATFIAIFLGFVVSAIVLSLAGYNSIDAFSALFNGIFSKPKYMSNTIIKATPIILTGLSVAFAFKTGLFNIGAEGQYIIGTIAATMVGIKLDLPAIIQIPIVIMAGVIAGAIFGGIVGLLKAKFGIHEVITSIMLNWIALYLSNFIVSTNVFHQPDSTSTYPINGSGFTTILGNWKTSDAGIQFLSQHKWLSEVLLKTDVNVGIIVAIIMAVLVSILLYKSAKGYELRAVGLNKDAAEFAGINVNRNIIQSMIIAGALSGLAGALAITGTSPHKLSTMAAFENNGFNGLSVALIAGSSPIGCIFGGLLYGGLLYGGQSIQSAIGAPSEIINIMIGTIVFFVALTKVVPALADKLLKRGEKNVK; this is translated from the coding sequence ATGAAAACAGTAGTAAAGATTCTTAAAAAGCCAGTTACTGCAACATTTATTGCAATATTTTTGGGATTTGTTGTTTCTGCAATAGTACTTAGTTTAGCAGGATATAATTCAATAGATGCTTTTAGTGCACTTTTTAATGGGATTTTTTCAAAACCTAAATATATGTCAAATACAATTATCAAAGCAACACCTATAATTTTAACTGGTCTTAGTGTTGCATTTGCATTTAAAACAGGGTTATTTAATATTGGAGCAGAAGGTCAATATATAATAGGAACAATTGCTGCAACAATGGTTGGAATTAAATTAGATTTACCTGCAATAATACAAATTCCTATAGTAATTATGGCTGGTGTAATAGCTGGAGCTATATTTGGGGGTATTGTAGGATTACTTAAGGCTAAATTTGGAATACATGAAGTCATAACAAGCATAATGTTAAATTGGATTGCATTATATTTATCTAATTTTATTGTATCAACAAATGTATTTCATCAACCAGATTCAACAAGTACTTACCCTATTAATGGATCAGGTTTTACTACTATACTAGGCAATTGGAAAACTTCTGATGCTGGAATTCAATTTCTTTCACAGCACAAATGGCTTTCAGAAGTCTTACTAAAAACAGATGTAAATGTTGGAATTATCGTTGCTATTATAATGGCTGTGTTAGTATCAATTCTACTGTATAAATCAGCTAAGGGATATGAATTACGTGCAGTTGGATTAAACAAAGATGCAGCAGAATTTGCAGGGATAAATGTTAATCGTAATATAATACAATCAATGATAATTGCAGGTGCATTATCAGGACTTGCAGGTGCACTCGCTATTACAGGAACATCACCGCATAAATTATCTACTATGGCAGCGTTTGAAAATAATGGATTCAATGGATTATCAGTTGCATTAATTGCAGGCAGTTCTCCAATTGGATGTATATTTGGAGGTCTATTATATGGTGGATTATTATATGGAGGACAATCTATACAATCTGCAATAGGTGCACCATCGGAAATAATTAATATTATGATAGGTACTATTGTATTCTTTGTTGCATTGACTAAAGTTGTACCTGCTTTAGCGGATAAACTTTTAAAGAGAGGTGAAAAAAATGTTAAATAG
- a CDS encoding ABC transporter permease, with product MLNSILLLLSITLMYSAPLIFGALGGVVSERAGVVNIGIEGMMTIGAFTGAAVAYYTGNAWFGFLAAGISGGIIALLHAVASVTFNADQTISGIAINLLGSGFSLFLCRLLFEGATMTKPVTTKLPKIFSVDITVVLAVIITVVIWFILYKTKWGLRIRAVGEHPAAADTLGISVTRIRYICVIISGILAGFGGASMTLAIIAQFTPTAISGQGFIALAAVIFGKWTPHGAYGACILFGFAQALTVVLGGGNFVIPSQILAMLPYILTIVVLILFVGKSVAPKADGIPYEKGTR from the coding sequence ATGTTAAATAGCATATTATTATTATTAAGTATTACGCTCATGTATTCAGCACCATTAATTTTTGGAGCATTAGGTGGCGTTGTATCTGAACGTGCTGGAGTTGTAAATATTGGAATTGAAGGAATGATGACTATAGGTGCTTTTACTGGTGCAGCAGTAGCATATTATACTGGTAATGCATGGTTTGGTTTCTTGGCAGCAGGAATTTCAGGTGGAATAATTGCTTTATTACATGCAGTTGCTTCTGTAACATTTAATGCAGATCAAACAATTTCAGGTATTGCTATAAACCTCTTAGGATCTGGTTTTTCTTTATTCTTATGCAGATTATTATTTGAAGGTGCTACAATGACTAAACCGGTTACTACTAAATTACCTAAAATATTTAGTGTAGATATTACAGTTGTTTTAGCAGTTATAATAACAGTAGTTATATGGTTTATTTTATATAAAACTAAATGGGGACTTCGTATTCGTGCAGTAGGAGAACATCCAGCAGCAGCAGATACCCTTGGAATTAGTGTAACTAGAATTCGTTACATATGTGTAATAATCTCTGGAATACTAGCAGGATTTGGAGGAGCATCTATGACACTAGCCATAATTGCACAATTCACTCCAACAGCAATTAGTGGGCAAGGATTTATTGCTTTAGCTGCAGTTATTTTTGGAAAATGGACTCCACATGGTGCATATGGAGCTTGTATATTATTTGGATTTGCACAAGCATTGACTGTTGTATTAGGTGGCGGAAACTTTGTTATTCCTTCACAAATACTTGCAATGTTACCTTATATTCTAACAATTGTAGTTTTAATTCTTTTTGTTGGAAAATCAGTTGCACCAAAGGCTGATGGAATACCTTATGAAAAAGGAACTCGTTAG
- the fsa gene encoding fructose-6-phosphate aldolase, which translates to MRFFLDTANIEHIKEANEMGVICGVTTNPSLVAKEGRDFNEVIKEITEIVDGPISGEVISEDAQGMIKEGREIAAIHKNMIVKIPMTAEGLKATKVLSKEGIKTNVTLIFSVTQALLAANSGATYVSPFLGRIDDISMDGMELVRNIADIFAIHGIETEIIAASVRNPIHVIEAAKAGADISTIPFNLVMQMVKHPLTDQGLEKFKADWAAAFCK; encoded by the coding sequence ATGAGATTCTTTTTAGACACAGCAAACATAGAACATATAAAAGAAGCAAATGAAATGGGAGTAATATGTGGGGTAACTACAAACCCATCATTAGTTGCAAAAGAAGGAAGAGACTTTAATGAAGTAATAAAGGAAATTACAGAAATAGTAGATGGACCAATAAGTGGAGAAGTTATAAGCGAAGATGCACAAGGAATGATTAAAGAGGGAAGAGAAATTGCTGCAATTCATAAGAATATGATTGTAAAAATTCCAATGACAGCAGAAGGACTTAAGGCAACTAAAGTTTTATCTAAAGAAGGAATTAAAACAAATGTAACTTTAATCTTCTCAGTAACACAAGCATTACTTGCAGCAAATTCAGGAGCAACATATGTAAGTCCGTTTTTAGGAAGAATAGATGATATATCAATGGATGGAATGGAACTAGTTAGAAATATCGCAGATATATTTGCAATTCATGGAATAGAAACAGAAATAATTGCAGCTAGTGTAAGAAATCCAATTCATGTTATTGAAGCAGCAAAAGCTGGAGCAGATATATCAACAATACCCTTTAACTTAGTTATGCAAATGGTAAAACATCCATTAACAGATCAAGGTTTAGAAAAGTTCAAAGCAGATTGGGCAGCAGCTTTTTGTAAATAA
- the deoC gene encoding deoxyribose-phosphate aldolase, with protein MNIAKYIDHTILKPEATVEDVKKLCREAKEYNFASVCVNGCYAKLVSAKLVGSDVKTCVVIGFPLGAMTKEAKAFETTQAIENGANEIDMVINVGALKAKNYDLFKEDIEAVINAAKGKAIVKVIIETCLLTDEEKVKACEISKEAKADFVKTSTGFSNGGATKEDIALMRKTVGESLGVKASGGVRDYKTAMDMINAGASRIGASASIAIVNESK; from the coding sequence ATGAATATAGCTAAATATATAGATCATACAATATTAAAGCCAGAAGCAACCGTTGAAGATGTTAAGAAACTTTGCAGGGAAGCTAAAGAATATAATTTTGCATCTGTTTGTGTAAATGGATGTTATGCAAAATTAGTTAGCGCTAAACTTGTAGGAAGTGATGTGAAAACTTGTGTAGTAATAGGATTTCCATTAGGAGCTATGACTAAGGAAGCTAAGGCTTTTGAGACAACTCAAGCTATTGAAAATGGAGCAAATGAAATAGATATGGTTATAAATGTAGGGGCATTAAAAGCTAAGAATTATGATCTTTTTAAAGAAGATATAGAAGCAGTAATAAATGCAGCTAAAGGAAAGGCAATAGTTAAGGTTATTATTGAAACATGTTTATTAACAGATGAAGAAAAAGTTAAAGCATGTGAAATATCTAAAGAAGCTAAAGCAGATTTTGTTAAAACATCAACAGGTTTTTCAAATGGTGGAGCAACAAAAGAAGATATTGCACTTATGAGAAAAACTGTAGGGGAAAGTTTAGGTGTAAAAGCATCAGGTGGTGTTAGAGATTATAAAACTGCTATGGATATGATAAATGCAGGTGCAAGTAGAATAGGTGCAAGTGCTAGTATTGCTATCGTTAATGAAAGCAAGTAA